The Nicotiana tabacum cultivar K326 chromosome 5, ASM71507v2, whole genome shotgun sequence sequence ACTGGTTTAGGCAACCGTGAATAGTATTCAGGCTATATCTCTAGGCTGGAATATTGTAACTCATAATTTAGATCAGCAACTTGTCAACAACAAAAAATTTATTAGCGGTAATTTGTTAGATAAAACAAAATGGTCTTAATCCAGCTGTAACCTAGTTGGATAGAGTACTATTCTTCTTAGGGAATCTAGTTCTCTTTATGCTCAACAGGTTAAGTAATAGGAGCCGAGAGATGAATTGACTCTTCCTTCAAGGTTGGAATTTTATTAGGTGAAACATGCCAACACAAGATTTAGTCACACATAACCTTCACTTGGAGATTTGAACTAGCTCATTGAATTCTGCATTTTTAAGTGTACAGCTTTGTACACCCTTATTTCTGAATTGATTAGAGATTGCAACATGTTTTTGCTAGACCATTGTTTTTTCACTCTAGTGAAAGGGGCTAATTCCAGGATTGTAAAGGAACAGTTAGCTCTTACAAAATAAGTACGACAGAATCTGAGCCTGAGATAAACTGGGCATTAGAACTTTTCTGAAACTTCATCGAGGAATCTCGTGATTATCGTAAATGAGAAATACTTAGTATGTCCAGTTTCTTGTTTTATTGGCACCGTTATAGGTTGGTGTCTTCTAGTTTGCATTGGCATTAAAGGCACACATTAATCCAGGATAATTAACCGCTTATGAGGTGTACATGGAACCTATCTTTAAATACTTTCTCCGTCCTTCTCCTTCATTACCTTTTACCTCTCCTTATGAAGAAAATCCAAAGAGAACACTAAAGAATGAGAGTTTATATGTTGATTTTTTTGTCCAAATGGAGAACCCTAGGTGACCCaaaaataattggaaaaaaaggaagaaggatTCTGGTAGTTATTGGAATAGAGAACCCTTAAGTGAcccaaaaaaaaggaaagaggatTCTTGTACTTAGTGGAAATGGCTTTCTTAATAAAGGACATTTCTACTTGAATACTTCTGTTTCATAACACAAGGCTAAGGGGTAAAAATAAAGAGTTGGAATTCTGTTGAGGTGATCCGCTAGATGGATTTCGCTTTCAGATAACTTCCGCAGCCACTATACAACATTATGATGCTTCCAGAAGAACTCAACAGTCTAGTTTATTTTACTAGCTACCATAATGTAtgtaaaaagaaattaaagaaggggAGGAGAATAATTAGCTGATCTTCAGTTCACTTTTCCTAATTTATAACAGCTAGTTGATTTGCAATGACTAATATGATTGGTCATGAGATGAATTCCATGAATTATGTTATTTTTGACCCTTTGTAAGTCCAAATTCCTATTAGCAAGTGAAAGATACTTCGTGTAGAAGAAGATGGAGGGTTTGTTATTAATGAAGTAGatactatttaatttattaacaCACATTAAGGCCACATAGAATTACACGAATATAAATTACAATGGAAGGCACGTATCGTTGAGTATCTATTTAAGCAATTCCGACCTGATATTTAAattttttcaaatattgtatttaatttGTAAAAGATGCGGCGCTATTGCTAGCCTTTTAAAAACAGAGTCATGGAAATGCATATTACTGAATAGCCTCTTGTTGATCAAGTCAAATATATGCCACTTTAAATGAGAAtctcctcttttatttttttttattttttttggttggcGCTTTGCTAATAATTTGCTTGTAACATGGGGGAATTTGAATGGATTGTTCGAGTTGGTGATTAACTTCTTGCTTTTCATCAGGCCTTCTGAGATGGTAGAGTCTAATAAAGAATACACCGAGGAAGATGTCACGGACCAGATGACTAAAGGTTCATATTCTATAGAGTCAAGTGTGCCTTTTGACTTCCCTGGGATGCGCAGTGATATTGAGAATATTGAGCGAAGCTTCTTCGGTGGCCTTGATCGTTTCTTTGAAGCAGCCGTGGAGATGAAGAATGGCTTCTTTGGTGCATTCAGCATTCCTCGTGTCTTTGATGATGACCTATCATCCTCACGTGAGAGACGTGGTATACCCATCGAATCTCATCCTCCTAAAGAAGGTTCCCCTAAACCAAACAATTCCGATGGAGAGGTGGATCTATCTGGCTTGGCTAGAGATGTTTGAAGCAATCAAGTAGGAGATCGTCTCCAGGCATATCAGTCACGAATGAGAGATATGTGAATATGTTGCTATTATGTTTACGCACATCTTagattttgcttttctttctttattttctttctgttctgAATCTCTTGTTTTACTACTACTCATAAAGGTTCTAATTTCTGACTTTATTTAGGCGTTTCTTCTGGTCTGGTTCCAGCCCAAGTTTCTGTAGGCTAGCTTGTTGTCTTTTGGTTTAACCCAGTAGTTAAAGTGACCTCAAACGAATTTTTTTTTGGGTGCACATTACCTTTTATGATGATTCCTGAGAAGAatctaatttgttttttttttctttttctgttgtgAAGTCATGAAGAAGGAAATGTCATTTTTCACGAACTACCTAGAGATGAACCTTGAAAtcaaataaagccaattaacctTAGCGGTAAAAGTACCCTCGATGTGTGATTAAGAAATTACGGTTCAAGCTTTGAAACTACTTTGAAAGTAGTAGCTTCTTGCAAAATCACAAAGTAAGATTGCATATGATAGTTTTGCCATGTCTTCTCGGATCATGCACATAACGGGAGTTAgtgaaaaaatgaatttttttctcATTCTTAGGGTAAGCCTTTCTCAATTTTCATTACCTGaatgtttgttttctttgttgACTTACGCCAAAAGGAAAGGTAAAATTTCTTAGAGTCAGTACGATAAATAGGATTTGGTGGAACTAAAGGCTAAAAGCTTTATTAGCATAATAACCTATAGAACAAAAAGTACTCATATTCCCTATGTTCTACATTTTTACTTCAATAGTTTCAACATTTTTACTTTCCTTAACCTATAGAAGATGAGCGAACTTTATCGTCTTTacttaattattttatcttgtaatGACTCAACACAACCCACTTTTTAACCCATCTATTCCATTTTTTGACTCATTTAGTTTTTGGTCACTCATCCAAAATGTTGCATCTTAGACAGTCTAGACATATAACAAGATCATGAGCTAGTATTGCTACCTATAAATTATTAAACCTAATCTTACTTATCAAGGAAGTTAATAATGTGAAGTTACACTTCCTTACTTCTTGTTATTGATATCCTTTCCTTTTCCTTATCCTTCTTTTGGCTAATTAAGTCATTATTAACATTTATTTGATTTGTTATTGTTTAATATACGAAATTCCATAAATTAGAAGAAAGAGAGGAATCTTTTGTAATTACACAGAAGTTGAGGGGCAATTTCTGTAATCGGAATAGTTTCCCTTCAAACATTATAACTGAAAAACCTGTCGCTTCTCGCCTTCCCCTGTCCCTCGGCTTTTCTCTCctaaatttcaacaaaaatagagagACAATTCAAATCCAAAACCCTAATCCAAAAAGCTTCATTCCCAAAGAAAATCTAGGTTAACATTTACATACACACATTGAAATTGAAACACAAACTTAGCTGATAAGTTAATAATCTCTTTCGTTTTCACGTACAATTATTATTACAATTCTTGGACGGCCCctttctcctttcatttctcaaTTGCTTATGCTGATTTTTTCTCCTTATTTACTCATGTGGGTGTGAGAATTTCATATTCAATTCCTCAACATAGTCACTTAATTTCTTCTGGAAACCCAAAGTTGAGGGTCTCCAAACTTTGAATTTTCCTTGTAAGTTCTCTATTTCCTAATGTTGTTCTAGTTTTCTATTATCTTTTCAATCacgatttttttcttttcttggaatGTTGTTTCGGCCGGGCCAGCTTGCGCGCAAATATGACCTGTTACCTCTCACCAGCACAGGTACCGGTAACTCTGTCTACCAAGGCTAGGCAGAGGTGTATTTTGCCTCTAATGGGATTTGAACTTGAACCTTATGTTTCTCCTTTGACCACTAGACGACAGCCTTGAGTGCTTTTCATTTACTCGATTTCTATTTATGTGAGCCTATTACTATTTGGGGAGTCAAACAAGGTTTTCTTTTACCACATTTTGCTcattctttttaaatattttgaatcgTTAAATATTGTGTACTTTTATGTAGTTTCTAAATTTGTACATTTTATTCTATGTTCGAATTCATACCAGAAATTAGTCAGGTTGACCATCGTACTCCGaaaaggttcacataaactgaaatgGAAGGAGTACGAGTTTTTGTgtaactagtttgggattgaggcgtagtagttgttgtttttatatgatttttGCTTAACTGTCTCTGCTGATTTTTGATTATGTGGGAAGCGGTAAAACTGTTGGAGATTCTTGTCTATTTAAACGgggtccttttttctttttctttcttttagaaattgtttaGAGGTGTAAATTGGATTATTTTACTTGTATGAGTTGGAAATTTACTGGTCAAAGGTTTTGTCTCTAGATTAGTTTGAAGAATATGCTGATTTTTACAATAACAACTGTATCTGCAGTCGAAAAGGTCATGCTTTGGAAGAGGGTTTCAGCATAGTTTACTGCTTCAAATGCTTCAAATTTCAATCCATTTTGAGGGGTTAAATTTTGGCTTGATATTTGAATTCAGATGTGTATAATAGTAACAGATATTGGTGGAGAGGAGCATAGTGATAGATGGGAAATAACTGTGTtcatgcaaagttttcaaagggTGGGTTCTTCAACTTATTCTTTTGGCGGTCTCGATCACCGAATATGATcacaaataagaaaaaagaaaaggctattGAAGAACCTTCTACAGACAAACAGCCCGAACATCCTAATTCTTTTCAGAATAAACCCCCAGAATTGGTGAAGATAGACAGAGAAGAGAGTAAGCTATCAGATGCTAAAGAGTCCAAGCAGGCTATTATAGTGAAGGAACAGAAGACAGACTCTCAGGTAGTTAAGCCTGAGAAGATATCAGATCATTCGAAACCTACAAAAGCAACGGGACCTGAAAATTTTGGCAACACAGTCCATGAAAAGGCAAAACCAAAAAAGCCGGCAAAACCGAAGAAGCCACATCACGTCAAGAGAATGCTTAGTGCAGGACTCCAGGTTGAGTCGGTGTTGAAAACAAAAACCGGTCTTCTGAAAGAGCATTATGATTTGGGGGAGAAACTTGGACATGGACAATTCGGGACCACATTCCTCTGTGTTGAAAAAGCAACAGGGGAAAAGTATGCTTGTAAGTCTATTGCGAAGAGGAAATTATTGACACCTGAAGATGTGGAAGATGTAAGGAGAGAAATTCAGATATTGCATCACTTATCTGGACATCCTAATGTCATTTCAATAAAAGCAGCGTATGAGGATGCTGCTGCAGTTCATGTTGTGATGGAACTATGTACAGGGGGTGAGCTCTTCGATAGAATTGTTAAGCAGGGACATTACTCGGAGAGAAAAGCGGCTGAGCTTGCAAGGACAATAGTTAGTGTAATAGAAGCCTGCCATTCTCTAGGAGTGTTGCACTTGGACCTTAAGCCTGAGAATTTTCTCTTTGTCAACGAGGAAGAGGATTCACCTCTAAAGATTATAGATTTCGGGCTATCAACATTTTTCAAGCCAGGTATTTTTCCACTTTCTCCAAATTCTTCCATTTACTTCCTATATATTTTGGTCTTCCCCTCTTTCTCTATttctttgaattatttttagtgGTTTGTACGCATAAGGAAAAAATTGTTTTCTGTGGTACCCGACAAGGGAGGGATAGCCTATTGGTAAGGACCCTCCACCTTCAACCATGAGGTTGGGCAAAGGGAGCAAAGTGGGTTGAAGACACTGTTGGGATCCTAGGTAGGAAAGTTCAGGAGGGCGGGTTTTATCGTATCAAATGAAGAAGTAGAAACTTTGGTATTATCGAAGTAATAGGGTTAAGTAGTTGGTATTTCTATTTGCCTACTTGATAAGCAATATGCTTCTGTAGTTATCAATTGACAACCTTTGCTCAATTTTTATGAGTAATTGAATCGAGAGCAGGGTCTTTTTACAACACCAAActtaattttctcaaatatagTGTCGATGGGTTCATTAAAAAGCAAGAGGTTATCCTTGAGGAATCCACAGAACATTTGCTAGATACTAAAGAGAAAACAAATACAAGGTATTTGACAAAACTAGAGCTTATTTACTCTAATCCGCTTATTAAGATGCATGAATCTTTTCTGCGGAAGGAGTGAAACAATTGTACCCTTGTTTATTGGGGCATAGCCGTTAGCCAATGAAAACACTTTTCAGCTTTTGGACTCTAGTTTTGACTGAAACATATTGGATATGTTAAGGTAAATAGTGTAAGCATAAGGGCGAAAAATTCTTTCCAAACAATGTAGTTGTGTATATACTTCAAAGCAGGAGTTAAAACTCCTAGATATAGTTAAAACAGCTTCACCTACAAGTACTTTGACACATGCAAAGAAAACATGATTAGATATGTTACTTTAAGCAGCATCACGGGTTCGAACTCTGCTACAAACCGAagtctggtatttaagtggagaagggtagagggatGGCTCCATTCCCACTGAGTTTCGAACCGTGCGCCACTGACCCTCAGGGATTTCTCGGTTACCAAAAAATGAGGTGCAAAATGAGAGCAATATTTTGGGAATCTTTGAACATTATATGAGGATCTGGTAGAATTATTGTTGGGAATCTAGGATTTGAAAGAATTTGATTTGTTTTTAGCAAGTATTCAATTTCAACAGGCCATCTGCAGGTGCCTTTGTAGTAGTAATTACTTGATAGGAATTCTAGAAACCAGCtcctatttttaattttttggtcCAAAACATTTAGgcattactttttttaaaaaaaagtaaaagttgtCCCCTTGATATGGATAGATGGAAGTCTTTCCTTGTCCAAAGCCTTGAAAGCTCCAAACTTATTTGTTTGTGAAGTCAATAGCATTGCGTATCTATATCCGATAGTTTATATTGAGAACCCATTCTGTTTTATTACTCTTAGGTCGGAAAAGCGATGCCGCTTCTGATTTCGTAGAAGTTCTATTAATTTGAAGGGTCATTATTGTCCTTAATATTTCGTAAGAGTTGTATTAATTAGAAGGGTTATCATGTCCATAATATGATGTTCATCATCTTATATGGAAAATATCCTTAGCATCAGTTATTCTATATACTCTTAATAACATGTGCTTTCTAGCATGCACCTGTCTTCTTTGTTGATGTGCTTTTGCTTTTAAATTACCTAGTTGATTGGGTTATGTTCTTAACACAGGGCAAATATTCTCTGATATTGTTGGAAGCCCTTATTATGTTGCTCCAGAAGTTCTGCTTAAGCGATATGGTCAGGAGGCTGATATCTGGAGTGCAGGTGTAATAATTTACATTCTTCTCACTGGTGTACCTCCATTTTGGGGTGGTAAGTTGATCTTTTCAAGTTTTATGGATTACAGTTTTTGTAGTTTTTTCCATAGTTTCCTGGTTATGTGAAGTACCAAAAACAGCTTCTCATGTTTACTTCATTCATCATTTGCATAGAAAGTGAGCAGGAAATATTCGACGAGGTTTTACGTGCCGATATTGACTTCGTATCAGATCCTTGGCCTAACATTTCTGAAGATGCAAAAGATCTGGTAAGGAGAATGCTTGTTAGGGACCCCAGAGAGCGACTTACCGCACATGAAGTTCTATGTGAGTAGTCGTTGATTTCAACTTCATATTTAAAATGGCCTTTCATATCTTATGCTTAGAGATGCTGTGAGAACCATTTTGCTTAGGAGCTGAGAGAATGTGGTGAAATCGTAATGtctttttggtgttttgttgTTCTATGTGAGTCCTTAGGTACTTTGTATTTTTCGGTTCACCTAGAATTTCAAACATATTTTCCTAAAAGAATATCACAATCAGAAAAATGTATCTGCGTCTGGTGTAGAATTGGGAATTTTGTTCTGCTCATCTTCTGCAAGTTGATCTTGATAGAGCACGTGTAGGGAAATAATAGTCTTATTAAGTCAATTCAGAGAAAAGGGAAGTCTTTCTATGGAGATAGTTTTGGTTCTACTTCTTCTCAAGTTAGATTGTCTATACTTGTCCATATTTGCCTTTTAATTTCCAACATGTGATACTTCTCCATCAAGGGGTTACCGACATAGGAGGATTGCTTTGTCACTAAACTTTCGAGATTCAGGGGCATATTATTCTTCTTTTCCCTTTGCAGGCCATCCCTGGGTGAAGATTGATGGTGTGGCTCCAGATAAGCCTCTTGATTCTGCAGTATTGAGTCGCTTAACACAGTTTTCTGCCATGAACAAGCTTAAGAAAATGGCTCTCATGGTAAGATATTAGTAAACGAATTATAGTTTCAATGGGATTGACCACTAAAAGTGGCCGTTAACCTCCTCCCTCCTCCCTCACCCCAAGAAAAGGAAGGGAAAAAAAAGA is a genomic window containing:
- the LOC107827945 gene encoding fra a 1-associated protein-like, translating into MGWVWTDDDSKHSGADDFSVFKDFENPKSSSGSDGNGGERCATRKVVNTRCRTEETEPGKFIRKCEKTEQIFKDCVGRPSEMVESNKEYTEEDVTDQMTKGSYSIESSVPFDFPGMRSDIENIERSFFGGLDRFFEAAVEMKNGFFGAFSIPRVFDDDLSSSRERRGIPIESHPPKEGSPKPNNSDGEVDLSGLARDV
- the LOC107827935 gene encoding calcium-dependent protein kinase 26, encoding MGNNCVHAKFSKGGFFNLFFWRSRSPNMITNKKKEKAIEEPSTDKQPEHPNSFQNKPPELVKIDREESKLSDAKESKQAIIVKEQKTDSQVVKPEKISDHSKPTKATGPENFGNTVHEKAKPKKPAKPKKPHHVKRMLSAGLQVESVLKTKTGLLKEHYDLGEKLGHGQFGTTFLCVEKATGEKYACKSIAKRKLLTPEDVEDVRREIQILHHLSGHPNVISIKAAYEDAAAVHVVMELCTGGELFDRIVKQGHYSERKAAELARTIVSVIEACHSLGVLHLDLKPENFLFVNEEEDSPLKIIDFGLSTFFKPGQIFSDIVGSPYYVAPEVLLKRYGQEADIWSAGVIIYILLTGVPPFWGESEQEIFDEVLRADIDFVSDPWPNISEDAKDLVRRMLVRDPRERLTAHEVLCHPWVKIDGVAPDKPLDSAVLSRLTQFSAMNKLKKMALMVIAESLSEEEIAGLKEMFKMIDTDNSGHITLDELKIGLKQFGADLSETEIQDLMKAADVDNSGTIDYGEFIAAMLHINKAEKEDYLSAAFSYFDKDGSGYITADELQKACEEFGIKDVRLDEIILEVDQDNDGRIDYKEFVAMMQKGNANLGNRRLPNNFNIGFRDPTKVC